In one window of Gossypium hirsutum isolate 1008001.06 chromosome A01, Gossypium_hirsutum_v2.1, whole genome shotgun sequence DNA:
- the LOC107917187 gene encoding uncharacterized protein, which yields MTSFSFFTYSTNMQLTIFEKQTTQGLDIPASPVAEENRGRRKSYMASSSSGRRPRCTCSSRPGSAPCSRHGYMVPKQNMKRYSANKEILRRALTPSPNRKMTLRWWNFKPTPSRLSNMSMA from the coding sequence ATGACCAGTTTCAGCTTCTTCACCTACTCCACAAATATGCAGTTGACCATCTTTGAGAAACAAACTACACAAGGTTTAGACATTCCGGCGTCACCGGTGGCGGAGGAGAACCGGGGTCGTAGGAAAAGTTACATGGCATCATCATCATCAGGACGTCGTCCGAGGTGTACGTGTTCGAGCCGTCCGGGTTCAGCACCTTGTAGCAGGCATGGTTACATGGTGCCAAAGCAGAACATGAAGAGATATAGTGCTAATAAAGAGATACTGAGGAGGGCATTGACTCCTTCACCAAATCGTAAGATGACACTTAGGTGGTGGAACTTTAAGCCAACACCAAGTAGGCTTTCTAACATGTCTATGGCTTAA
- the LOC107944503 gene encoding LOW QUALITY PROTEIN: trafficking protein particle complex II-specific subunit 130 homolog (The sequence of the model RefSeq protein was modified relative to this genomic sequence to represent the inferred CDS: inserted 4 bases in 4 codons) yields MANYLAQFQTIKSTCNHLIIAVEDVSDLWPTVKNSFEERLPFKRSCLNNKTRNPVFVENLPAEYILTTDARLRSRFPQEQYLFWFREPYATLVLVTCEDLDEFKTILKPRLKLIVQNDEREWFIVFVSRAHPNNDQATKMAKKVYAKLEVDFSSKKRERCCKFDIYAPEANFWEDLETRIMESVRNTLDRRIQFYEDEIRKLSEQRFMPIWNFCNFFILKESLAFMFEIAHLHEDALREYDELELCYLETVNMGGKRREFGGLDHGDDQAALLIPGNKSLTQIVQDDSFREFEFRQYLFACQSKLLFKLNRPFEVASXGYSFVISFSKVLALHESILPFCMREVWVITACLALVNATNSQYKEGTATPEIEREFYRLQGDLFSLCRVKFLRLAYLIGYGTEIERSPVNSASLSMLPWPKPAVWPLVPDEAASEVLLKEKMILQENPRVKHFGIQRKPLPLEPTALIREANRRRASLSAGNTSEMFDAKLGFADGLGSDASSKTSPSSKAQAISMSRTYSTPGNFEGSIDRPMRLAEIFVAAEHALKQTISNPDLLKTLSSIQDIEQKYMDLTKGAADNYHRSWWKRHGVVLDGEIAAVCFKRGNFDLAAKSYEKVCALYAGEGWQDLLAEVLPNLAECQKILNDQAGYLTSIVRLLSLDKGLFSVKERQAFQSEVVSLAHSEMKHPVPLDVSSLITFSGNPGPPLELCDGDPGTLSVTVWSGFPDEITLDSLTLTLMATYNADEGGKLRSSSATVLKPGRNKITFPLPPQKPGSYVLGVLTGHIGHLTFRSHSFSKAGPADSDDFMSYEKTTRPVLKVSKPRPLVDLSAAISSALLINEAQWIGIIAQPINYSLXGAVMHIDTGPGLKIEESHSIEMETYINAAQISTDMANSGDARKDGNKNFEQLRLLDGQIEFPDWASDVTSILWIPIRAIDDKLARGSSSGAPQKQSIVDGMRTVALKLEFGISNNQIYDQTIALHFTNPFHVSTRVADQCNDGTLLLQVTLHSQVKATLTVNDAWLDLQDGFVHAGQDDGRPVSGFFPLVISPTSRAGLLFRVCLGNGTALDENKAQPESILNISYRIAGDRTIGAHPPVAAKSNEIEGTSQDIIFRSAVILQRPVLDPCLAVGFLPLPSDGLRVGQLVIMKWRVERLKDIEESRVPQTNDDVLYEVNANSXNWMIAGRKRGHVSLSTKQGSRIFISVLCMPLNAGYVHXPHLGLPDIDEANISCSPAGPHLVCVLPPALSSSSAFQPDHHGFSSY; encoded by the exons ATGGCGAACTATCTAGCTCAGTTTCAAACAATCAAGAGCACTTGTAACCATCTTATCATTGCTG TTGAAGATGTCAGTGACTTGTGGCCTACTGTCAAGAATAGTTTTGAAGAGCGGCTTCCATTCAAAAGGTCTTGCTTAAATAACAAGACCCGGAATCCTGTGTTTGTAGAGAATTTGCCAGCTGAATACATATTAACAACTGATGCAAGACTACGTAGCAGATTTCCTCAGGAGCAATATTTATTTTGGTTCCGAGAGCCATATGCAACTTTGGTTCTTGTTACATGTGAG GATCTTGATGAGTTCAAGACCATTCTTAAGCCACGCCTGAAATTAATAGTCCAAAATGATGAGCGTGAATGGTTTATTGTATTTGTGTCTAGAGCCCATCCCAACAATGATCAGGCCACTAAAATGGCAAAGAAAGTATATGCCAAACTTGAAGTTGATTTCAGCTCCAAGAAGAGGGAAAG GTGCTGCAAATTTGACATTTATGCCCCTGAAGCAAATTTTTGGGAAGACTTAGAGACCAGGATTATGGAGTCTGTCAGAAATACATTGGATAGGCGTATACAATTCTATGAGGATGAGATACGCAAGCTTAGCGAACAGCGTTTCATGCCAATTTGGAACTTCtgtaattttttcattttgaag GAAAGCTTGGCATTTATGTTTGAGATTGCTCATCTTCATGAGGATGCCTTGCGTGAATATGATGAACTAGAATTGTGCTATTTGGAAACAG TTAATATGGGCGGGAAACGTAGAGAATTCGGAGGACTAGACCATGGTGATGATCAGGCAGCACTGCTCATTCCTGGAAACAAATCTCTAACACAGATTGTCCAAGATGACTCTTTCAGGGAATTCGAATTTAGACAGTATCTCTTTGCTTGTCAATCAAAG CTTTTATTCAAGCTGAATCGTCCTTTTGAGGTTGCTT AGGGTTATTCATTTGTAATTAGTTTCTCAAAAGTCCTGGCTTTACATGAG AGTATTTTACCTTTCTGTATGCGTGAAGTTTGGGTCATCACTGCATGCTTGGCTTTAGTCAATGCCACCAATTCTCAATATAAAGAAGGGACTGCAACCCCTGAAATAGAAAGGGAGTTCTATCGCCTTCAAGGTGATCTTTTCTCATTATGTAGGGTTAAG TTCTTGAGGCTTGCGTATCTAATTGGATATGGAACAGAGATAGAAAGGAGTCCTGTTAACAG TGCTTCTTTGAGCATGCTACCTTGGCCCAAGCCAGCAGTTTGGCCTTTGGTTCCTGATGAAGCTGCCTCTGAGGTGCTTCTGAAAGAAAAG ATGATTCTGCAAGAAAATCCTAGAGTCAAGCACTTTGGCATTCAGAGGAAACCCTTGCCACTTGAACCTACTGCCCTTATTCGGGAGGCAAATCGGCGAAGGGCTTCCCTTTCTGCTGGAAACACATCTGAGATGTTTGATGCCAAACTAGGCTTTGCTGATGG ATTAGGGTCAGATGCATCTTCAAAGACTTCCCCATCAAGTAAAGCACAAGCAATTTCGATGTCTCGTACTTACTCTACTCCTGGAAATTTTGAGGGCTCTATTGATCGACCCATGAGGCTTGCTGAAATTTTTGTTGCTGCTGAACATGCTCTGAAGCAAACAATTTCAAATCCTGATCTGCTAAAAACTTTGTCATCCATACAGGATATTGAG CAAAAATATATGGATCTCACTAAAGGTGCTGCTGATAATTACCATCGTTCTTGGTGGAAAAGGCATGGAGTTGTCCTTGATGGTGAAATTGCAGCCGTTTGCTTTAAGCGTGGGAACTTTGACCTAGCTGCAAAGTCATATGAGAAGGTTTGCGCTCTTTATGCTGGTGAAGGGTGGCAAGATTTATTGGCTGAAGTACTGCCAAATTTAGCTGAATGTCAAAAGATACTCAATGACCAAGCTGGCTACCTAACATCTATTGTACGATTGCTTTCACTAGATAAAGGTTTATTCTCAGTGAAGGAACGCCAAGCTTTTCAGTCAGAAGTTGTTAGCCTTGCACATAGTGAAATGAAGCACCCCGTTCCGCTTGATGTGTCATCGTTAATTACATTTTCTGGAAATCCTGGGCCTCCTTTGGAGTTATGTGATGGGGATCCTGGTACCTTATCTGTAACAGTTTGGAGTGGCTTTCCTGATGAAATAACCCTTGATTCTCTTACTCTCACTTTGATGGCTACGTATAATGCTGATGAAGGTGGTAAG TTAAGGAGCTCTAGTGCCACTGTACTAAAGCCTGGTAGGAATAAAATCACCTTTCCTTTACCACCTCAAAAACCTGGATCATATGTCCTCGGAGTTCTTACTGGACACATTGGACACTTGACTTTTAGATCTCACAGTTTCTCCAAGGCAGGTCCAGCAGATAGTGATGATTTCATGAGCTATGAGAAAACAACCCGGCCTGTCTTGAAG GTTTCCAAACCAAGACCTCTGGTTGATCTATCTGCTGCTATATCATCTGCCTTGCTGATTAATGAAGCTCAGTGGATTGGAATTATAGCGCAACCAATAAACTACTCCT AAGGTGCTGTCATGCATATTGATACTGGTCCAGGTCTGAAGATTGAAGAGTCGCATTCCATCGAGATGGAGACCTACATAAATGCTGCTCAAATTTCCACTGATATGGCAAACTCTGGTGATGCTAGGAAAGATGGTAATAAAAACTTTGAGCAGCTAAGACTCCTCGATGGTCAAATAGAGTTTCCAGATTGGGCCAGTGATGTGACCTCAATTCTTTGGATTCCTATTCGTGCTATTGATGATAAGCTAGCAAGGGGGTCATCTTCAG GGGCCCCGCAGAAACAAAGTATCGTGGATGGAATGCGGACAGTAGCTTTGAAACTTGAGTTTGGAATATCAAACAACCAGATCTATGACCA AACAATAGCTTTGCATTTCACCAACCCTTTCCATGTGAGCACACGTGTTGCAGATCAATGCAATGACGGTACTTTGCTTTTGCAG GTAACACTGCACTCCCAGGTGAAGGCCACATTGACTGTCAATGATGCTTGGCTTGATCTTCAAGACGGATTTGTTCACGCTGGACAAGATGATGGAAGACCAGTTTCCGGCTTTTTCCCTCTCGTCATATCTCCAACTTCAAGAGCAGGACTCCTATTCCGTGTATGTTTGGGGAATGGAACAGCTCTAG ATGAAAATAAGGCTCAACCAGAGAGCATATTAAACATCAGCTATAGAATTGCTGGTGATAGGACCATTGGGGCACACCCACCCGTGGCTGCAAAATCAAATGAAATTGAGGGTACTAGTCAGGATATAATCTTCCGGAGTGCTGTAATTTTGCAACGGCCTGTTCTTGATCCATGCCTGGCTGTTGGGTTTCTACCTCTTCCTTCTGATGGTCTACGGGTCGGGCAACTTGTTATCATGAAATGGAGGGTTGAGAGGTTGAAAGACATCGAGGAGAGCAGGGTTCCTCAAACCAAT GATGATGTACTATATGAAGTGAATGCGAATT GAAATTGGATGATAGCCGGGAGGAAAAGAGGGCATGTTTCTCTCTCCACC